The following coding sequences lie in one Hyalangium minutum genomic window:
- the ftsL gene encoding cell division protein FtsL, with protein sequence MTQVSARNSASVTTVLLHLLPAVLLFTLFAAVGILHVTSRVLVVDMGYRLSKAESEGHSLTRENDRLKLELATLKAPARLEKLAKEQLGMMMPPGSAVVSVQPQLPNTRRQNPGETRKPAGLRVAERENAR encoded by the coding sequence ATGACCCAGGTGAGTGCTCGCAACTCGGCGTCGGTGACCACGGTGCTGCTGCACCTGCTGCCCGCGGTGCTGCTCTTCACCCTGTTCGCGGCGGTGGGCATTCTCCACGTCACCAGCCGCGTGCTCGTGGTGGACATGGGCTACCGGCTCTCCAAGGCCGAGTCCGAGGGCCACTCGCTCACCCGCGAGAATGATCGCCTCAAGCTGGAGCTGGCCACCCTCAAGGCCCCGGCTCGCCTGGAGAAGCTGGCGAAGGAGCAGCTGGGGATGATGATGCCCCCGGGCTCCGCCGTGGTGTCCGTGCAGCCGCAGCTGCCGAACACGCGCCGCCAGAACCCGGGTGAGACTCGCAAGCCCGCGGGGCTGCGCGTCGCCGAGCGGGAGAACGCCCGGTGA
- the rsmH gene encoding 16S rRNA (cytosine(1402)-N(4))-methyltransferase RsmH, which produces MPSLAFSHQTVLLNETVELLQPGAGKVIIDGTLGGGGHTEALLARGATVVGVDRDPVALAAATARVGSNPRFQARAGTFGELPRVAADVLPVDGVLVDLGVSSPQLDEAERGFSFMKDGPLDMRMGAEGRTAAELIAEEDERELARIIYELGEESFSRPIARELKRAKPTRTLEAAEVVKRAVPRKAWPKRIHVATKTFQALRMAVNGELDQLDALLTALPQLLKVGGRAAVISFHSLEDRKVKEAFRALVGACKCPSGLPICVCGGQGDFALVTKKAVAASEAEVEANPRSRSAHLRVVEKTR; this is translated from the coding sequence CTGCCTTCTTTGGCCTTCAGCCATCAGACCGTCCTGCTCAACGAGACGGTGGAGTTGCTGCAACCCGGAGCGGGCAAGGTGATCATCGACGGGACACTGGGCGGCGGTGGCCACACGGAGGCGCTCCTGGCACGGGGCGCCACTGTGGTGGGCGTGGACCGCGACCCCGTGGCGCTCGCCGCTGCCACCGCCCGTGTGGGCAGCAATCCCCGCTTCCAGGCGCGCGCCGGCACCTTCGGCGAGCTGCCTCGGGTGGCGGCCGATGTGCTTCCGGTGGATGGCGTGCTGGTGGATCTGGGGGTGTCCTCGCCGCAGCTGGACGAGGCCGAGCGCGGCTTCTCCTTCATGAAGGATGGGCCGCTGGACATGCGGATGGGTGCCGAGGGCCGCACCGCCGCCGAGCTGATCGCCGAGGAGGACGAGCGCGAGCTGGCCCGCATCATCTATGAGCTGGGCGAGGAGTCCTTCTCGCGGCCCATCGCCCGGGAGCTCAAGCGTGCCAAGCCCACGCGCACGCTGGAGGCCGCCGAGGTGGTGAAGCGCGCGGTGCCTCGCAAGGCGTGGCCGAAGAGGATCCACGTGGCGACCAAGACGTTCCAGGCGCTGCGCATGGCGGTGAACGGCGAGCTGGATCAGCTGGACGCGCTGCTGACGGCGCTGCCGCAGCTGCTGAAGGTGGGGGGAAGGGCGGCGGTCATCTCCTTCCATTCGTTGGAGGACCGGAAGGTGAAGGAGGCGTTCCGCGCGCTGGTGGGCGCGTGCAAGTGCCCTTCGGGCCTGCCCATCTGTGTGTGTGGTGGCCAGGGAGACTTCGCCCTGGTGACGAAGAAGGCCGTCGCCGCCTCGGAGGCCGAGGTGGAAGCCAATCCCCGCTCTCGCAGCGCGCATCTGCGCGTGGTGGAGAAAACTCGATGA
- a CDS encoding STAS domain-containing protein has product MNQVSEARRALTANAGSDRVETLMLEGELAEAELLQVCEELSRRLHRGVRQVVVDFAEVAHLDYRGVRPLMARAEGFRRAGGDVKLSGLSPYLAAIFRAAGAHDRFEMYPHMNDARAAFALMRAPFV; this is encoded by the coding sequence ATGAATCAGGTTTCGGAGGCGAGGCGGGCTCTGACGGCGAACGCGGGAAGCGATCGCGTGGAGACGCTGATGCTGGAGGGCGAGCTCGCCGAGGCGGAGCTGCTGCAGGTGTGCGAGGAGCTCTCGCGGCGGCTGCACCGGGGCGTGCGGCAGGTGGTGGTCGACTTTGCCGAGGTGGCGCACCTGGACTACCGCGGTGTGCGGCCGCTGATGGCTCGCGCCGAGGGCTTCCGCCGCGCGGGTGGGGACGTGAAGCTGTCCGGGCTGTCGCCGTACCTGGCTGCCATCTTCCGGGCGGCGGGCGCGCACGACCGGTTCGAGATGTACCCGCATATGAACGATGCCCGGGCGGCGTTCGCGCTCATGCGGGCTCCTTTCGTCTAG
- the mraZ gene encoding division/cell wall cluster transcriptional repressor MraZ — protein MFRGVYEHQIDAKGRTSLPARLRETLVGAYDERLILTTALDPCLHAYPVREWEALEAALGKRNPMEPGVKTLMRLYVASAQECPLDKMGRVLVPPNLRAHASLEKDVVWVGMVKVMELWSRAGWAKAQEEARAAADSADVARVLSELRQ, from the coding sequence GTGTTCCGAGGCGTGTATGAGCACCAGATCGACGCGAAGGGGCGCACCAGCCTCCCGGCCAGGCTGCGGGAGACGCTGGTGGGCGCCTACGACGAGCGCCTCATCCTCACCACCGCGTTGGATCCCTGCCTCCACGCGTACCCGGTGCGCGAGTGGGAGGCCCTCGAGGCCGCGCTGGGCAAGCGCAACCCCATGGAGCCAGGGGTGAAGACGCTGATGCGCCTCTACGTGGCCAGCGCCCAGGAGTGCCCGCTGGACAAGATGGGCCGCGTGCTCGTGCCGCCGAACCTGCGCGCGCATGCCTCGCTGGAGAAGGACGTGGTGTGGGTGGGCATGGTGAAGGTGATGGAGCTGTGGAGCCGCGCTGGCTGGGCCAAGGCCCAGGAAGAGGCGCGTGCGGCGGCGGACTCGGCCGATGTGGCCCGGGTGCTCTCTGAACTTCGGCAGTAG